Genomic DNA from Candidatus Nitronereus thalassa:
TTGATACATATAAACCAACCAGTCCTAACCATGATGGTGCCATACGAATTAGTCTTTCGGGTCCCAGGAATTATTTGCTTAGGGAAAAATCACAGAGAAGAAAAACCGGAACAAAAATCGAAGTCCTTTTACGAGAGAATATAGAGCGAGGACAAATTACAAACCTCATATCCAAATGGTGTCGAAGAGTAGAATTTCCGATTGTAGTGAACGACTTCGGAACAAAAACCATAATAGAAGCTGAACGTCCAGAAGAATTCATAAGTGAAATACCAGATGTAACTGAGGAAGGCGCAACGTTTCGAATACGTTCCTTTCCAATCAATCGTCCTGGTATTGAAGGAGAGTTGTATGTTTTTGCTCACATAAATGCTGGCGGAGAATCTTGGGATAAGCTCTATTGGGCGAGACATATCTATCCGTTAAAAGATCCCAGAGCCACACCCCCTGAATACGTTGAGGATTTAATTTGCACCCATGGAATTGCAGTTGGTGCCCTTAGGCATTGGTTTGGGCATGGTTATTCATCTGCGATGAGGGCACGTCTGGATTATCGTTCAAATACTCAAGAATTAAACTTATCTAGAAGCACTATCCATAATCGAAGAGAATTGACGGAAAGAGGAGATCCAATGGTTATTTCCAGATGGGAGGAAATTCTACAGGAGCATTTAAATGGATCATCTTACGCAAATCGAGAAGACGGATGGAAATATAAACAGAGACTTGTCAATCGCTTTCCACTTCACACCTTTTGGGCTTCGCAACCTGAAACCATACCAATCTATCTGGACAATAAATTCTCAAAACTATCTCTGAAGCAAATTAAACAATTCGGTTTGATAACTTATGTGATTCCTGCAGGAGCTATTCATAGACATTCTCTTTATGGAGAGGATACGGTAAAAGAAATTCAAATTTCAGATTTGGATAACAATGCTCCCACTATTTCGGATAATGACCTGTCTTTTACTTCAGATGAACACATTACCGAAATTTTCGGAAATAGAATTGCAAGCAATGTACGATGGCTAGAAAGTGGGGACTTTGCTATAGATTGGGAGCTCGGAATTAACGAGCCTGAATATTCACCATTTTATATGACCAGATTTCCTAATTCGGAAATCATTGGATCAGGCATAATTAGAAAAAGTAGTAAATATTTTGGATCTTACCTATTACTGAATCTCAATAACGAATTTGTACAATGGTTTTTAAGGATTAAACTTGCTTCTAAGGAACCGCAAAGTCCAGTTACCATGACGCATGCCAATCAAACAAGTCATTTAATTGAAGAATGCATAAAATACCACGGAGGAAAGCTCCATGATCTGTCTGGCTATTTAAAAGGTTGGGGAAATATCAAAAGTCTAACGGCCGAACTTTGCCCACCAGAAATCGAGTTAAAAAGAAAAATGTTTGTTCTATGCAGAGATGAAAATGTAGAAGAGGACTGGCCCTCTTAGTAGTAGTAAGGATAAATCCGAAATAAAATAGATGTCAGTTTTGCATAACAATTTCAAATATTCTCATTGGTCTGCCAATTTAAAATGGCAGCTTAAAACCACCGGGGAGTTTGTCTGGAAGTCCTTCAGGTAGACCTTTGGGTAGGGCATTCTTGGGCAAGCCTTGTTCGAGCAATCCTTTTAAAAGATCGTTTTCTTTGGCTAAGCGATTGGTGAGTTCGCCGCCGATGGAATCCAAACCGCCGAGTGAACCGGTCAACGCCTTGAGTGGCTCAGAGACTTTGGCTGAAATCGCCGATTGTAAATCCTTGCCAAAACTTGCCGCGAGGTTCTTCACCATTTTTCCTGCAGCCTCTTTTAAGATCCGATCAAGTTCCGATTGAATACGCACGTCATACTGTTGGACCGTTCCCGTGATTTCGGCTTGAACCGACAGCGTCGAAATATCCGAAACCGCCCCACTTAAGGCGTTGGTCAGCGGATTAGCATCCCCGGGTTTCCCGGCCACTACCTGCAGAGATGACAAATCGGTGCTGCCGATCGCTGTAATGGCTTGACCCCGAAGTTGGGCATTAACTGTCACATCAGCAACCCCATTCTTAAGGACGACAGGCCACTCGGGTTGGGTAGACAAGGCCACCGGTTGAAGTTGGTACTCCTTCGCTTGAAATTGGATGGTATCCTGAGGTTGTTCCGGATTACGATGATCCAATGTCCCCTGAATGGTTACACTTTGAACATCCTTCAATTGTTTCCCGGCAAAGGCAAAGGTGAGGGGAAGGTCTAGAATGTGTGGCTCTGGAGTGATATTTTTGATTTGTCCCTGTATTTGACCGATATCCAAAAGGAAGGACACTTTCGCCAATCGAATCAAAAATTCCGGCACCGGTTGATATTCGGTAAAATGGACGTCTATTCCCTCACCCCTTTCAGGTGCTGGCCGATCCTCCGTTGAAGAATCCCCAGACTCTATTCCTCCAAGATAGGGTTGGACCATTTCATACCACCCCACACCTTCCTGAAGTTTCTCTCCAATTTGTTTTCCCAATAAGGATTCCCCAAGATTCGCGAGCCCTTTGGGAGACAAGCTATATTTCTCCTTCAACCGATTCAGGTCACGCTGCGGTGCTGACTGAACCTGTGCAATACGCTGCTTAAGTAACGCAATTTTTTCGTTAAACTCTTTTCGAGCGGACTTCAGATTTTCAAGGTCTTGTTCTATTTCCTGCTTGATGGTTTTGAGTTCTTCGACACCACCAAGCACATCACCGACGCCTTTTTTGGTCGATGATCTCAACTCTTCAATGCGCTTTTGATATTTGGCGAATTCCGCTTGCCCAGGCAAAGTCTTCAGTCGTTGCTTCCACACCTCTTGTTCTCGGTGAATGTCGTTCTGAATGGTTCGGACAAGTTTTAGGGTTTCCAGATCTTCCTGCTCCAGGATCTGTTCCACATTTGGGACCTTCAGCGGAGGAAGCGTAAAAGACAATTCCTCTTGGGGTGGTCCTTCCGTCAATTTTTGACTTCGAACCTCAATAGCTCCTGATGTGGCGCGGGCCGTCCCAAACTGCACATCTTCAACAGTCATCTCAGAAATAAGGACCTTGCGCCGCAACAACTGCAGACCATCCAAGCTCATGACCAAATTGGCGATTTCCACCATATTTGTCATGGGCTTCTCAGGATTTGTGACTTGGAAACGCGTTAGCCTTAGGCCTGCGGGAATTAACGTCAGATCCGCAGACCCAAGCTCCACTTTCGCGCCAACCGCCTTTGTTCCTTCCTCCTCAATAAGGGCTTTCACCAAACCATCCACCACCAACAGCCACAGCGCGGCAATAGCACACACTAATACGACGAAGGCACCCAACCCCCACCAGCGAATAACGCCAGTTTTTGGCTGAGTCATCAATGACCTCCAAATTGTGGAAGGGATTGATACATCTGGTACACTTTGCTGGCTTTAAAAAATTGCATCAGCCGCGTTTTTTCAACCCACGCTAATACATGCGCTCGGTACCGAAGGATGAGTACATTGGAGAGAAAGTAGAGAGGAAAAAACAATGCCAAAGAAAACACCAGACTGCCAATCACCACCGTGTTGTTAAATCTGGTGAACCGCCAAGGGGTCGAGTTATATAACGAGGTCCAAAGTCCTTCCAGTGAAGGAGCATTCAGCATTTGCATTCCGTTCCAGTGGAAAACCGGATCCAGGAGAAACGCGAATCCGGAAAATACGGCTAACCCAATTAAAAATGCCGACAGGTTGACCCGCAAGATCAACACCAACAAAAGTACCACCAGGTTATGCACATTCCACAACGGGGTGAATCCTGCCACCATCGCGAAACAAAACCCCAGGGAAACCTGGCCTGGATTAGTTTCAGAGTTTAGCACCCTGAGTAATCGTGCAATTAGCCGCAACATAGTTCACTGTAATTGATCAACAATACGGGGGAGGAGTAAGGCCTTATTGCTCTCCACGATACCTTAACGTTCTGAACCAAAATGTCAAGAATTTAAGAACCATCCAAGAACTGGAGAGGCGATTTTTTCTATCATAATCCCTGCTTCCTCTGTATGTTCACCTAGCCAGAGTCTGCGCCCTCAGTTATTCTATAGAACAATTCATGGATACGGCTTCCAAACAACGCTGGCAGGAATCTTTTCAGGCCTTTCTTCACCCCCGGGTCATCACCATGTTGTTTCTTGGCTTCTCAGCCGGGATTCCCATTTTACTGATTTTTTCCTCGCTC
This window encodes:
- a CDS encoding TIGR03546 family protein; translated protein: MLRLIARLLRVLNSETNPGQVSLGFCFAMVAGFTPLWNVHNLVVLLLVLILRVNLSAFLIGLAVFSGFAFLLDPVFHWNGMQMLNAPSLEGLWTSLYNSTPWRFTRFNNTVVIGSLVFSLALFFPLYFLSNVLILRYRAHVLAWVEKTRLMQFFKASKVYQMYQSLPQFGGH
- a CDS encoding TIGR03545 family protein, with amino-acid sequence MTQPKTGVIRWWGLGAFVVLVCAIAALWLLVVDGLVKALIEEEGTKAVGAKVELGSADLTLIPAGLRLTRFQVTNPEKPMTNMVEIANLVMSLDGLQLLRRKVLISEMTVEDVQFGTARATSGAIEVRSQKLTEGPPQEELSFTLPPLKVPNVEQILEQEDLETLKLVRTIQNDIHREQEVWKQRLKTLPGQAEFAKYQKRIEELRSSTKKGVGDVLGGVEELKTIKQEIEQDLENLKSARKEFNEKIALLKQRIAQVQSAPQRDLNRLKEKYSLSPKGLANLGESLLGKQIGEKLQEGVGWYEMVQPYLGGIESGDSSTEDRPAPERGEGIDVHFTEYQPVPEFLIRLAKVSFLLDIGQIQGQIKNITPEPHILDLPLTFAFAGKQLKDVQSVTIQGTLDHRNPEQPQDTIQFQAKEYQLQPVALSTQPEWPVVLKNGVADVTVNAQLRGQAITAIGSTDLSSLQVVAGKPGDANPLTNALSGAVSDISTLSVQAEITGTVQQYDVRIQSELDRILKEAAGKMVKNLAASFGKDLQSAISAKVSEPLKALTGSLGGLDSIGGELTNRLAKENDLLKGLLEQGLPKNALPKGLPEGLPDKLPGGFKLPF